TAAATGAATTTAGCTGAAACACTGATCAAAATACTAATAACGTGATACTGAAACACTTTCTTTCTCCTGTAGTAGGTCCGTAAACTGGAAATTCCATTTCCCCAGTGGACTCATCCTGACAGTTTTTAAGCAGCATATTCTAGTTGCAAACAGACAGTCCTTTAAAGAATCACCTCAGGGGATTGTCAACACTGACCTGGTATCCATTACCATAAGCAAGTTCCCAGATCTCTTGACAGATCTGCATTAAACCATGTTGTGTCTATGGCCCAGGGAAGAACAATAACCTACTCCCTGGAAGTGGTTTCCTCTTTATCAAATGATGGGAGAGAACTGGATTTCTAGCACCAGTACATTTACTTGTTGTTTTACTTCCCTATTTTCTTTGCTTAACCCAAAGCTCCCTTATCCATCTGTTCTGTACATTGCCTCTTTAGCCTGGTATTCCACTGACTGAGAGCCGAGAAGAGCACGGATGGCTCACACCTCACAGTCTAGCCTGgcgtctgcctgtctgtatgtgtctctgtctgcctccctccctccctccctgcctgtctgtctgtctgcctgtctgtctgcctgtctgtctgtctgtgtctgtctagaCCTGCTGCTCTTATCACAGGCGAGACAATTAGATGTGTAATGGCCCTCTGTTCTCGCTGTGGTCAAATCAAACACTCCTCTCTCCACGCCTCTCTCAATCAGCCCCCGTTGGGCCTAAATCAAGAAGAGCCCAAAACCCTTTTGGGAGAACACTGATTTGCTCATGTTGCTACACCTTATAGTTCCCACTCTGCAGTGTAGGAGGAATACAATGTTCAATAATGTCTGATATATTTTCATGCTAGATTTGTTTTGAAAAATAGGCAATGCATTTTCTTGAGAGGCATTTTTTCTTCACAAAGTTTAAACTTTGTCACTTGTTGCACATTTTCCAATTTGGACAAATCAACATGTGCCTAAATAGTAGTGATGTCACACCATCATGGTTGCATACCGTTACTGTAACAAGTTAGAACAATGGTTAGCTGATGATCAAAAAGCCAAGATACAGTACTGAAAAATATGAGATATGCACTGAAGAGTACTTCAGGACAAAGTGGACAAGGTGTCCACTTGTTCTGAATTGATTTCACTTTGAGGGGGGGTGAGGAAGGATTCAACATGGAAGAAGAGCCAACTCTTGATTAAGCCATCGTGATgaaacaccccccccctcccgaACCAAACAGTCAGGGGTTCTGGGGAATTGGAGCAGCGTGTGGGAGGGGAGTGACACCCCCCGCCCTGGGTCTCCACTCACATGACGGAGCAGCTCTTGGTCTTCTCCTTCTTGAAGGTAGAGGAGAGCAGCTCGGAGCGGCTGGGGAGGTGGAGGAGTCTCTTCGAGAGACGTCGGGTGGGGCTGGTCTTGGGGAGCGGCTGGAGCTTGTTGATGCAAGCAAGAGCGGCCGTCCGGAACACACTGTGGATACTCTTCTCTGAGGTGAATGCTGAACACTCCAGGTAGGCCTCAGCGCCTAGCTGCTTGGCCATAGAGGAACCCTGAGGTAGGAGgggggcagagaagagagagtgggtgagacCTTGTTCTGTTCCATACAACAGATACAGCGGCTCTATCAGAACATTGTACCCCCCCTGAATAGAcccagtgtgtgtaatgtgtgtatatgtgtgcgggCTCAGATCTCAGTCTCACCTGCTCATGGGTGATGGGGACCTGTTTCTGATTGGACAGCTCCATCAGGGTGCAGACGTCAGTGCGCAGGTCGGTCTTACAGCCAATTAGAAGAATGCGTGTGCTGGGGCAGAAATCTAGGATCTCTGTCTTCCACTGGAAAGACAACAGAGTAGATATTTACTCACACGTAGTCATGATAATGAACAAGTCAGGATTGGGTTTAGGTCCAGATAGAGATCCTGAATTAATTcctaattggaatgaatggcagtagaggcatAGGTGATGCATTTCCTGCTTTTACTTATGCAGCAAAATAAAAGCAAGGCATGTGATATTTCAGAAATATAAATATTGTCAACCCAAATTACTGTTGTATAGttataaatacagtttatatgaATTTTATACCAATCTTCTGAGTAAATATCCACTCAAATATATGTAAACAGACCATAAATGTCTCAATTTGTGTTTTCTTGGAAAGCTGTGAGCGTTATGATATGATAACATTATGAACTTCTTGTTGAATTTTTGTGTCTAAGTCACATTATCAACTGATTTCAGCCAGCGGAATATTGGCAGTTCATTTGGAAAACGTATGTTATCATTCCCAGAGTTGCCAACTTAGAGACTTTGTCACTATATTTACTGGATTTTCAGACCCCTCTAGTGACTTTTATTGGTAAAAGATTCGAGCGACAAATTCAGCTACTTTCAGGCTGCCTTTGGAGAGGTTTGACAAAGAGAGTTTCTATGGTCATGATAGCATTTTGCGGCTTTTCCCACTCAATTATGCTGAAAACGAGAGTGGGAGAAACTGTCTGTGCAACAGAAGTCACAGCAACAGCCGCACACAGGCGGAGAAgcacgggggggggggtgttcgaCAGGAGAGGGGAGGCAAAAACGCACAGCAAGGAAAATTGGTGGTCATCACATCAACGGCAAAACGACATCTAATGACTTCTAGCGACAAATCAAGCCAATAGTGGATCTCACTGAAACATTGTTGGCAACACTCCTCTAAAACTGGCTGGCTAAAGCTGTGCAGATAATCTTCAAATTCATTGTTTTACACAATATATTATCACAGCACTGGTTGACCAACTCTCTTaccaaaatggctgacctt
Above is a genomic segment from Oncorhynchus gorbuscha isolate QuinsamMale2020 ecotype Even-year linkage group LG10, OgorEven_v1.0, whole genome shotgun sequence containing:
- the rnd1b gene encoding rho family GTPase 1b: MKERRNTQPLVVRCKLVLVGDVQCGKTAILQVLAKDCYPETYVPTVFENYTACLELEEQRVELSLWDTSGSPYYDNVRPLCYSDSDAVLLCFDISRPDIFDCGLKKWKTEILDFCPSTRILLIGCKTDLRTDVCTLMELSNQKQVPITHEQGSSMAKQLGAEAYLECSAFTSEKSIHSVFRTAALACINKLQPLPKTSPTRRLSKRLLHLPSRSELLSSTFKKEKTKSCSVM